From a region of the Macrobrachium nipponense isolate FS-2020 chromosome 20, ASM1510439v2, whole genome shotgun sequence genome:
- the LOC135222912 gene encoding moesin/ezrin/radixin homolog 1-like, which produces MPKKQVNVRITTMDAELEFSIKPSTTGKMLFDQVVRTIGLREVWFFGLQFVDNKGYTSWLVLTKKVLDQVGKKHENPLQFRFRARFYPEDVGEEIIQEITLRMFYLQVKSSILSDEVYCPAETATLLSSYAVQAKYGDYIPEYHKPGFLANDRLLPQRVMDQHKLTRDQWEDKITVWHKEHRGLLREEAMMEYLKLAQDLEMYGVSYFEIKNKRGTEVYLGVDALGINVYEKNDKLTPKIGFPWVEIRNITFHNLKFVIKPVDKTAKDFIFIAPHVRVNKTILTLCMGNHDLSVKRRMADTIEVQQMKIQAREERTAKKVAREKLDREIALREEAEKRQRDFEERLALMNREMEQRQNDLHHAQETIRALEEQLRDLQCAKEELESKQEELRTMMVRLEEAKEMEAEERARLEEEILSKRDEVERIRDEVQHKDEETRRLQEEVAEARRREEEATQALATASLVRKASSSSSSSSEDEKMKHVIKPDFFPSERVEVGLQQSAYNGDVYSSFEAAETIDGQSISRKSSTSSSDSDKTATNSRASMFGGGYQMPEIMPTPDMLEIHEPKQDSAATRRMKLLEEVKLSLAAERKQGSETQMDVIHTQNIREGKTKYKTLREVRKGNTKRRVDQFENM; this is translated from the exons ATGCCGAAGAAACAG GTGAACGTGCGCATCACGACGATGGACGCAGAACTGGAGTTCTCCATCAAGCCATCGACGACAGGAAAGATGCTCTTCGATCAGGTCGTCCGAACCATAGGCCTCCGAGAGGTCTGGTTCTTCGGCCTACAGTTCGTCGATAACAAAGGTTACACCAGCTGGCTCGTCCTCACTAAGAAG GTACTTGATCAAGTGGGCAAAAAACACGAAAATCCTCTGCAGTTCCGGTTTCGCGCAAGATTCTACCCAGAGGACGTAGGAGAAGAAATTATTCAAGAGATCACGCTG CGCATGTTCTACCTGCAAGTGAAGAGCTCCATCCTGAGCGACGAGGTTTACTGCCCGGCAGAGACCGCGACCCTCCTGTCGTCGTACGCAGTGCAGGCCAAGTACGGCGACTACATCCCCGAATATCACAAGCCAGGGTTCCTGGCCAACGATCGCCTGCTCCCACAGCGCGTTATGGACCAGCACAAACTCACGAGAGATCAGTGGGAAGATAAAATCACTGTCTGGCACAAGGAGCACCGGGGACTTCTCAG GGAGGAGGCCATGATGGAATACCTGAAGCTGGCGCAGGACCTCGAGATGTACGGCGTCAGCTACTTCGAGATCAAGAACAAGAGGGGCACGGAGGTGTACTTGGGCGTCGATGCTCTCGGTATCAATGTCTACGAAAAGAATGATAA ACTCACCCCAAAGATTGGCTTCCCTTGGGTAGAGATCCGCAACATCACCTTCCACAACCTGAAGTTCGTCATCAAGCCTGTGGACAAGACAGCCAAGGACTTCATCTTCATAGCGCCCCACGTCAGGGTCAACAAGACCATCCTGACGCTCTGTATGGGCAATCACGACCTCAGCGTCAAGCGGCGCATGGCAGATACCATCGAAGTCCAGCAGATGAAAATCCAGGCGCGCGAGGAAAGGACGGCTAAGAAGGTTGCCAG GGAAAAACTCGACCGCGAAATCGCCCTGCGAGAGGAGGCGGAAAAACGCCAGAGGGACTTCGAGGAGCGCCTGGCGCTGATGAACCGCGAGATGGAGCAGCGCCAGAACGACCTCCACCACGCCCAGGAGACCATCAGGGCGCTGGAGGAGCAACTCAGGGACTTGCAGTGCGCCAAGGAGGAACTCGAGAGCAAGCAGGAGGAGCTGCGGACCATGATGGTGCGCCTCGAGGAGGCCAAGGAGATGGAGGCCGAGGAGAGGGCCAGACTCGAGGAGGAGATTCTGTCCAAGAGGGACGAGGTCGAGCGGATTCGAGACGAAGTGCAGCACAAAGACGAGGAGACCAGGAGGTTGCAG GAAGAGGTTGCAGAGGCCCGTCGAAGGGAAGAGGAGGCAACCCAGGCCTTGGCTACTGCCTCGTTGGTTCGCAAAgcctcctcgtcttcttcctcctccagcGAAGACGAGAAGATGAAGCACGTCATCAAGCCAGACTTCTTCCCTTCGGAGAGAGTGGAAGTAGGCCTACAGCAAAGCGCCTACAACGGTGACGTGTACAGCAGCTTCGAAGCCGCCGAGACGATAGACGGTCAGTCCATCAGCAGGAAATCGAGCACCAGTAGCAGTGACAGTGATAAGACAGCGACAAACAGCCGGGCTTCCATGTTTGGCGGCGGTTACCAGATGCCCGAGATTATGCCCACCCCGGATATGCTGGAGATTCACGAGCCCAAGCAGGACTCGGCCGCTACGAGAAGAATGAAATTGCTGGAG GAAGTGAAACTTTCTTTGGCCGCCGAGCGCAAGCAAGGTTCCGAGACCCAGATGGACGTCATTCACACCCAGAACATCAGAGAAGGGAAAACGAAGTACAAGACGCTGAGAGAAGTGAGGAAAGGGAATACGAAACGACGGGTGGACCAGTTCGAAAACATGTAG